In Chondrinema litorale, the DNA window AAGAGCTAGATGTAGACTGGAAAAATGTAATCGTAGAACAAGCACCATTGAACACCGAATTATATTCTAGACAATTTATTGGTGGAAGTCAGGCGATAAGAAGAAGTTGGCAAACATTAAGAATTGCGGGAGCTTCTGCCCGTCATATGCTTAAAGAAGCTGCAGCCCAACAATGGCAAGTTCCAGTAGAAGAGATTACCACCGAAGCAGGTACATTGCATCATAAGTCAAGAAATAAATCTGCGAGTTATGGAGCGTTTGCTTCTGCTGCTGCTGCGATTCCTGTACCAGAAGAAGTTGACTTAAAAGACCTCAAAGAATTTAAAATAATTGGTACTACTAAAAAGAATGTAGAAGGGAAAAAAATTGTAACAGGCAAACCACTTTTTGGTATTGATGTAAAGCGCGAGGGAATGCTCATCGCTATGATTGTACACCCACCAGCATTTGGAATGAAGCTAAAATCTATTGATGATGCTGAAGCAAAATCGATGACTGGGATAAGAGATGTATTTGCCGTTAAAAACTTTGATGAAACCTATGAAAGGCAGTATTTCGATACCTGTACTTTTAATGAAGTTGTGGCAGTAGTAGGTAATTCTACATGGGAAGTAATGAAAGCAAAAAAAGCTTTAAAAATAGAGTGGGAGCCTATATCTGATTATACAATTACCAGAAATGCGTTTGGCAATGTGCAAACTGTAACTATTCCTGCAGGTTTAGAAAACTCTACAGATCATATGTTAAATATGGCTGAGATGATGAAAAAACCGGCTAAGGTTTTACGTAAAGATGGCGATCCAGAAAAAGCTTTTAAAAATGCAGATCAGGTGATTGAACGGACTTATACTGCACCTTTCCTAGCACACAATTGTATGGAACCAATGAATTTCTTTGCACATGTTACTCCCGAAAAAGCAGAGTTGATCGGTCCATTACAAAAACCTGAATATACAGAAAAGGCACTTTCAGCACGTTTAGAAATGCCACTAGAAAAAATAGATATTCAGATGACGAGATTGGGAGGTGGTTATGGAAGGCGATCTTATGCACACTTTTTAATTGAAGCTGCTCTCATCTCTCAAAAAGTAAATGCACCTGTAAAGTTGATGTATACCCGAGAAGACGACATGACATCGGGCATCTATCGTCCAACTTACAGTGCCACTTATCGCGCAGCATTAGACAAAGAAAATAACCTCATTGCTTTTCATGTAAATGCGGGTGGTGTTCCAGAAAGTCCATTATATGCAAATCGTTTTCCTGCTGGTGCAGTAGACAATTATCTGGCAGAAGATTGGACAATAGACTCCAACATTACAACAGGTTCTTTTAGAGCTCCAAGATCAAACTTTATTGCTGGTGCAGAACAATCTTTCTTAGATGAACTAGCAGAAGTAGCTGGAAAAGACCCGATAGAATTTAGACTAGAACTTTTAGAAAGAGCGCAGAAAAACCCAGTTGGTGAGAATAATGATTATGAAGCTGATAGACTTGCCGGAGTGCTTAAACTAGTAAGAGATAAATCCGATTGGGCAACAGAAAAAAATGATGTAAGTAGAGGAGTTTCAGCTTATTTCTGCCATAATACTTATGTTGCTCAAGTATTAGAGTTAACTATAGAAGATGGGAAACCTGTTGTACCTAGAGTGAGTTGTGCGGTTGACTGTGGCATTGTAATTAATCCAGATGGAGCAATAAATCTAAGCGAAGGTGCCATTGTAGATGGAATCGGAAATGCACTTTATGGCTCTATGACTTTCAAAAACGGTATTCCTGAAAAAAGTAATTTCGATAAGTACAGAATGATCAGGCATAGTGAAGCGCCAAAATCTATAGATGTACATTTTGTGAAAAATGAT includes these proteins:
- a CDS encoding xanthine dehydrogenase family protein molybdopterin-binding subunit, with translation MAQHKTSLGRRTFLKSSAMAGGGLIIGFNWLAGCQTSPKGETESSVPKEWFDINAYLKIGDNGIVTIISPNPEGGQGVKTSMPMIVAEELDVDWKNVIVEQAPLNTELYSRQFIGGSQAIRRSWQTLRIAGASARHMLKEAAAQQWQVPVEEITTEAGTLHHKSRNKSASYGAFASAAAAIPVPEEVDLKDLKEFKIIGTTKKNVEGKKIVTGKPLFGIDVKREGMLIAMIVHPPAFGMKLKSIDDAEAKSMTGIRDVFAVKNFDETYERQYFDTCTFNEVVAVVGNSTWEVMKAKKALKIEWEPISDYTITRNAFGNVQTVTIPAGLENSTDHMLNMAEMMKKPAKVLRKDGDPEKAFKNADQVIERTYTAPFLAHNCMEPMNFFAHVTPEKAELIGPLQKPEYTEKALSARLEMPLEKIDIQMTRLGGGYGRRSYAHFLIEAALISQKVNAPVKLMYTREDDMTSGIYRPTYSATYRAALDKENNLIAFHVNAGGVPESPLYANRFPAGAVDNYLAEDWTIDSNITTGSFRAPRSNFIAGAEQSFLDELAEVAGKDPIEFRLELLERAQKNPVGENNDYEADRLAGVLKLVRDKSDWATEKNDVSRGVSAYFCHNTYVAQVLELTIEDGKPVVPRVSCAVDCGIVINPDGAINLSEGAIVDGIGNALYGSMTFKNGIPEKSNFDKYRMIRHSEAPKSIDVHFVKNDIDPTGMGEPAFPPVFGALANALYKATGKRLYNQPFMAEEINLG